One Papaver somniferum cultivar HN1 unplaced genomic scaffold, ASM357369v1 unplaced-scaffold_12, whole genome shotgun sequence genomic window, ATTTTTTGCCGCATGGGCTTGTGCTTTGGGTCAATTTTTAGGTGATGACGGCACACTTCTGGGTCTATTCCTGGCATATCTTCCATACGCCATGCGAAAACATCGGAATATTCCCTTAGGACCTGTATtagcttctcttcttcttccttgttgAGGAGTGTCCCTATTTTCACCATACCCGGGTTTTCGGGTGTTCTGATTTTGACCTCCTTGGTTGGCTCCGAGGCCGATAAATTTGATTTTAATTCCCCTACATCGGAGAGGTTTTGTATTGGTCCCATGGGTGAGTCCGATGGGAGGTTATTGTCCATTGCGAGTTTGTTGCCTGATCGTCTTGCCTCATTCGTTCTATCTATGTAAGCATCGATTTCGGCTTGATTTTTGGAATTCTTAGCTCGTTTCTTTTTTGCTCTGGCAGAGTTTATTTTGTTCTCTCCGTATTGAAATTTTGTCTCGTATCAGTATTTTGCTTCGCCAGAGTCTCCAATAATTTCTGCCACTCCATCAGGCGTAGGAAATCTTAGCCTTTGATGGTAAGTTgaggccactcctttgattccgTGGACCCAGGATCGCCCGAAAATGGTTGTGTAGGGTGACAGTACATCTACCACACAGAAAGTGGTTAGGGTAAGGATTCTTCCAACCCGTATTTCTAATGTTATCTCTCCTCTTGGACGGGTTGATGTGTCGTTGAAGCCAAATATGTTGTAAGTCGAGGGTATGAGGCACTCATCTTTGAGGCCCATTTGTTTGAACGTTTCATAGAATAAGATTTCAATAGAACTGCCACCATCGATCAAGATTTTGGGCATTGCCCAGGGTAGTTCTTTAGTCTTTGCTTCCTCGCCCTCGTGCTCGGGGAGTACGATGGACATCGTGACCACTAGTGGGTCGCTATGGCTTTGTCCTCCTTCTGGCGCCTCCGAAGCTGAAAAGCTGATGGGTAGTTTCATTCATTCTTCGATTGGGGGTTCTCTGGTTATACTGAAAACTTCATCGCCTTTGAAGTTTCGTTTGTGAATTCTTCCAGTAATATTTCCTTCTCGTACGGGGGT contains:
- the LOC113330917 gene encoding uncharacterized protein LOC113330917; its protein translation is MSIVLPEHEGEEAKTKELPWAMPKILIDGGSSIEILFYETFKQMGLKDECLIPSTYNIFGFNDTSTRPRGEITLEIRVGRILTLTTFCVVDVLSPYTTIFGRSWVHGIKGVASTYHQRLRFPTPDGVAEIIGDSGEAKY